A single Criblamydia sequanensis CRIB-18 DNA region contains:
- a CDS encoding DEAD/DEAH box helicase, protein MILINFRRLRQDFPSSIIKEGQSCYHNRFVETVKIVGLNGQNIKLAARVQGAFENSYECELEIDRHQSNIVDSNCDCPYNYDCQHLAAVLFHLEENIDAILVDFDKNNDLSKKQDVNEEDRKSIAERIQKAKKKEIKRLDIEQQKELLDEYIGAAETLGQSPFFLPDEKLAADKAEMAVILLPESLNDNLRPKKVEVQMALRLPYRSKPLNIPCVKDFFNSYEYREPFYISSKRYFFSKESFPESDSALFTLLTNLVSFVEKNNADKSVKVAELTLEDLGTFLYEVQSRVSKKVNAKNSLKQALDPGAIYYKSMEDSLEFAPMPAEIILELEYLESPQPKLLLNPFLELNGQKVTLEQVMLLECASPGLLYEKTYFRFGDGIKRRHLKDLEAIRSVTIPEPLFGSFVENSLPELMRFAEVRGKERIEHLVTLPFVEELMAECDISYLNGELEAFLHFIYGKHKIPAAVSKLEVEHLRNFITAEGVLARNLTDEQKIVEDLFQDFVYDASEGSYSAKSEKKIVEFMTEVIPRNQHRVHFLCPENLLNQFIYDETSFELTLQESSRIDQYEVILKVNGDLEGVGLNTLWECIASKKAYLELSKKRPGKKKRGKGAALDNKGPHKILVLDLERITPIVQLFDEIGIEELANSSQLRPLWSLASLNEDQFKMLPIKFHMSERLKEIQEQMLGVKEVKVRGVPKEIKADLKGYQIEGASWLERLRLMHLNGILADDMGLGKTVQAISALTQHKKDNPNSVSLVVCPTSLVYNWKEELSKFNPELKVLVVDGIPNHRKKLIDSLEDYDIIVTSYSLLQKDIESYSKFNFGYAILDEAQHIKNRGTRNARSVKTIQSSHKLILTGTPIENSLEELWSLFDFLMPGLLSTYDRFVEKYIRSPSQEKGNNIEKLRQKVSPFILRRMKKDVLSELPEVSEIIYYCSLSDAQKELYKSYAESARRELSQLVQKEGFDKVQIHVLATLTRLKQICCHPAIFAKETPEENDSAKYEMLIDLLHNLTEGRHKTVVFSQYTRMLNIISRDLKKKGIPFEYLDGSSKNRLDIVNRFNNDENIPIFLVSLKAGGVGLNLVGADTVIHYDMWWNPAVENQATDRVHRIGQKNSVSAYKLITLNTIEEKILEMQNRKRGLVKKVVSTDEEAISKLTWEEVLELLQT, encoded by the coding sequence ATGATCTTAATTAACTTTAGAAGACTGCGGCAAGATTTTCCTTCATCGATCATAAAAGAAGGGCAAAGCTGTTATCATAATAGATTTGTGGAAACCGTCAAAATCGTTGGATTAAACGGCCAAAATATAAAGCTTGCAGCTAGAGTGCAAGGGGCTTTTGAAAATTCTTATGAATGCGAGCTAGAAATAGACCGTCATCAGTCCAATATAGTCGACTCTAATTGCGATTGTCCCTATAACTATGATTGTCAGCATCTTGCAGCCGTCCTCTTTCATCTCGAAGAAAATATTGATGCTATCTTGGTTGATTTTGACAAGAATAACGACCTTAGCAAAAAACAAGATGTCAATGAAGAAGATCGAAAGTCCATTGCAGAAAGAATTCAAAAAGCTAAGAAAAAAGAAATAAAGCGTCTTGATATAGAGCAGCAAAAAGAATTGCTGGATGAATATATTGGCGCTGCCGAAACCCTTGGCCAATCCCCTTTCTTTCTGCCGGATGAAAAATTAGCGGCAGATAAAGCAGAGATGGCTGTTATCTTACTTCCTGAAAGCTTGAATGATAATTTGCGCCCTAAAAAAGTGGAAGTGCAAATGGCGCTTAGATTGCCTTACCGGTCTAAACCTCTTAATATTCCTTGCGTCAAGGATTTTTTTAACTCTTACGAATACCGCGAGCCTTTCTATATCAGCAGCAAACGCTATTTCTTTTCGAAAGAATCTTTCCCTGAATCTGATAGCGCGCTTTTTACCTTGCTTACTAATCTTGTTTCTTTTGTCGAAAAAAATAATGCCGATAAATCCGTTAAAGTAGCAGAACTTACCCTCGAAGATTTAGGAACCTTTCTCTATGAAGTCCAATCTCGTGTTTCTAAAAAAGTAAATGCCAAAAATTCTTTAAAACAAGCGCTTGATCCGGGAGCCATCTACTATAAATCCATGGAAGACAGCCTTGAATTTGCTCCTATGCCGGCTGAAATTATCCTTGAATTAGAATATCTTGAATCACCACAGCCAAAGCTTCTTCTTAACCCATTTTTAGAATTGAATGGCCAGAAAGTGACTTTAGAGCAAGTGATGCTCCTAGAATGTGCTTCTCCCGGTCTTCTTTATGAAAAAACCTATTTCCGATTTGGCGATGGCATTAAAAGACGGCACTTAAAAGATTTAGAAGCCATAAGAAGCGTTACAATTCCGGAGCCTCTATTTGGTTCATTTGTTGAAAATTCTTTGCCGGAGCTCATGCGTTTTGCTGAAGTTCGCGGAAAAGAAAGGATAGAGCATCTTGTGACTCTCCCCTTTGTTGAAGAGCTTATGGCAGAGTGCGATATTAGCTATCTAAATGGTGAACTTGAAGCTTTCCTTCACTTTATTTATGGAAAGCATAAGATTCCTGCGGCTGTTTCAAAATTGGAAGTCGAGCACCTTAGAAACTTTATAACGGCAGAGGGTGTGCTGGCAAGAAATTTAACAGATGAGCAAAAAATCGTCGAAGACCTTTTCCAAGACTTTGTTTACGACGCTTCTGAAGGCTCTTACTCGGCCAAGTCAGAAAAGAAGATCGTCGAATTTATGACCGAGGTGATTCCAAGAAATCAGCACCGTGTTCACTTCCTCTGTCCTGAAAATTTACTTAACCAGTTTATCTATGACGAGACAAGCTTTGAGCTCACCCTCCAAGAATCAAGCCGTATAGATCAATACGAGGTGATTCTAAAAGTCAATGGGGATTTGGAAGGGGTTGGCTTAAATACCCTTTGGGAATGTATAGCGTCTAAAAAAGCTTATCTTGAACTTTCTAAAAAACGTCCCGGCAAGAAAAAGCGTGGAAAAGGGGCCGCTCTTGATAATAAAGGGCCTCATAAAATATTGGTCCTGGATCTTGAGAGAATCACCCCTATTGTCCAGCTTTTTGACGAGATAGGCATTGAAGAGCTTGCTAACAGCTCGCAGCTAAGGCCTCTATGGAGCTTAGCCAGCTTGAATGAAGACCAATTTAAAATGCTTCCGATTAAATTCCATATGTCGGAAAGGCTGAAAGAAATTCAAGAGCAGATGCTCGGCGTTAAAGAAGTTAAAGTCCGAGGGGTTCCAAAAGAGATTAAAGCCGATCTTAAAGGCTATCAAATTGAAGGCGCTTCTTGGCTCGAAAGACTTCGTCTTATGCACCTTAACGGTATTTTAGCAGATGACATGGGTCTTGGAAAAACAGTCCAAGCCATATCCGCTCTTACCCAACATAAAAAAGACAACCCAAACTCTGTTTCCTTGGTGGTATGTCCTACCTCTCTTGTCTACAATTGGAAAGAAGAGCTAAGCAAATTTAACCCTGAGTTAAAAGTCCTTGTGGTGGATGGCATTCCAAACCACAGAAAAAAACTTATCGATTCTCTTGAAGACTATGACATCATCGTTACCTCCTATAGCCTTCTTCAAAAAGATATCGAGTCCTACAGCAAATTCAATTTCGGTTATGCTATCTTAGATGAAGCGCAGCACATTAAGAATAGAGGCACAAGAAATGCCCGTTCCGTTAAAACGATTCAGTCTTCCCATAAGCTTATCTTAACAGGCACACCGATTGAAAATTCGCTTGAAGAGCTTTGGAGCTTATTTGACTTCCTGATGCCGGGGCTATTAAGCACCTACGATCGTTTTGTTGAAAAATACATTAGAAGCCCAAGCCAGGAGAAGGGCAATAATATCGAAAAGCTTAGACAAAAAGTATCTCCTTTCATACTAAGACGTATGAAAAAAGATGTGCTTTCAGAGCTTCCTGAGGTCTCTGAGATCATTTACTATTGCAGCTTATCCGATGCCCAAAAAGAGCTTTATAAATCTTACGCTGAATCTGCAAGACGCGAGCTTTCCCAACTTGTTCAAAAAGAAGGTTTTGACAAAGTTCAAATCCATGTGTTAGCGACCTTAACAAGACTAAAGCAGATCTGCTGCCACCCCGCTATTTTTGCTAAGGAAACGCCTGAGGAAAACGATTCGGCAAAATACGAAATGCTAATAGACCTTCTTCATAACCTGACAGAAGGGCGCCATAAGACGGTTGTGTTTAGCCAATACACCCGCATGTTAAATATTATAAGCCGCGACCTTAAGAAAAAAGGCATCCCTTTTGAGTACCTAGACGGTTCCTCTAAAAATCGTCTTGATATAGTCAATCGTTTCAATAACGATGAAAATATCCCTATTTTCTTAGTGTCTTTAAAGGCAGGCGGCGTCGGTTTAAACCTTGTGGGCGCAGATACCGTTATCCACTACGACATGTGGTGGAATCCGGCTGTTGAAAACCAAGCGACCGATCGAGTCCATCGTATCGGCCAGAAAAACTCGGTCTCGGCTTACAAGCTAATTACTCTCAATACCATTGAAGAGAAGATCCTTGAAATGCAAAACCGAAAACGGGGCCTTGTCAAGAAGGTGGTTTCGACAGATGAGGAAGCCATCTCTAAACTTACTTGGGAAGAGGTTCTTGAGCTTCTTCAAACTTAA